In one Cervus canadensis isolate Bull #8, Minnesota chromosome 22, ASM1932006v1, whole genome shotgun sequence genomic region, the following are encoded:
- the XCR1 gene encoding chemokine XC receptor 1 → MEPSDIPESTTSYEYDPQSFLCEKRTFVFATVSTTVLYCLVFFLSMAGNSLVLWVLVKYESLESLTNVFILNLCLSDLVFSCLLPVWISGYHWGWVLGDVLCKLLNMVFSISLYSSISFLTIMTIHRYLSVVSPISSLRVHTLQRRVLVTAAIWAASILSSVPDAISHKVFPSGCDYAELEWFLASVYQHNVIFLLSVGVILFCYVEILRTLFRSRSKRRHRTVRLIFTIVAAYFLSWAPYNLILFLQTLLKLGVIQSCEVSQQLDYALLICRNIAFSHCCFNPVLYVFVGVKFRRHLKSLLRRFWLCRQQAPSLPPSPHPPGAFTYEGISFY, encoded by the coding sequence ATGGAGCCCTCAGACATCCCAGAGTCCACCACCTCGTATGAGTATGACCCTCAGAGCTTTCTGTGTGAGAAGAGGACCTTCGTCTTCGCCACGGTCAGCACCACCGTCCTCTACTGCCTGGTGTTCTTTCTCAGCATGGCGGGCAACAGCCTGGTGCTGTGGGTCTTGGTGAAGTATGAGAGCCTGGAGTCCCTCACCAACGTCTTCATCCTCAACCTGTGCCTCTCAGACCTGGTGTTCTCCTGCTTGCTGCCCGTGTGGATCTCGGGGTACCACTGGGGCTGGGTGCTGGGAGATGTCCTGTGCAAGCTCCTCAACATGGTCTTCTCCATCAGCCTCTACAGCAGCATCTCCTTCCTGACCATCATGACCATCCATCGCTACCTGTCGGTGGTGAGTCCCATCTCGTCCCTGCGCGTCCACACCCTCCAGCGCCGTGTGCTGGTGACCGCCGCCATCTGGGCGGCCAGCATCCTGTCCTCCGTCCCCGACGCCATCTCCCACAAGGTGTTCCCTTCGGGCTGTGACTATGCCGAACTCGAGTGGTTCCTCGCCTCCGTCTACCAGCACAACGTCATCTTCCTGCTGTCCGTGGGGGTCATCCTGTTCTGCTACGTGGAGATCCTCAGGACCCTGTTCCGCTCGCGGTCCAAGCGGCGCCACCGGACCGTGAGGCTCATCTTCACCATCGTGGCGGCGTACTTCCTCAGCTGGGCTCCCTACAACCTGATCCTGTTCCTGCAGACACTGTTGAAACTGGGGGTCATTCAGAGCTGCGAGGTCAGCCAGCAGCTGGATTACGCCCTGCTCATCTGCCGCaacattgccttctcccactgctgCTTCAACCCAGTGCTCTACGTCTTCGTCGGGGTCAAGTTCCGCAGGCACCTCAAAAGTCTGCTCCGGCGCTTCTGGCTCTGCCGGCAGCAGGCGCCCAGCCTTCCTCCGTCACCTCACCCCCCAGGTGCCTTCACCTACGAGGGCATCTCCTTCTATTGA